The following is a genomic window from Heptranchias perlo isolate sHepPer1 chromosome 6, sHepPer1.hap1, whole genome shotgun sequence.
ccaatgatttcaatggaatgaataataaaatcaggcgggttctaccagcgcctccgagtcagaaggttcaggGTTCAATCCGGATCGCCAGACTGCCCCAGGGAGTGAAGACCGGAGCTCTGGCTGGGTTGACGTCCAGCAGAACTCCTGCGTGCGGTGGCTGcggttccccccccccaaccccgctcatCGAATGGGTTGCGGGAGTCGATAAAATCCTCCCCCGGATAggaccaacccctccccccccccgctatcGGCTGAcgtaaagatggttacggccacgGAAGGAGCGTTCACACTGCGGCCTGTTAATGGGCCTGCAAATCCGCCCACTACGTCACATTGTTCTCCAAGGGACGATATGAAAGCAACAACCTTCCAAACTACACGTAATTACAGACAGGCTCCTACCGATATGGTTTTCGTATTTTCTGGTGGGTTTGTCCATGTACCAACTGTAGTGGTGCCATTAGGTGTCCGTGCTTGCAGTAGGACACCTTTGTAAGTTGGACCCATTATTTTCACTgtaaaaggaacaggagatttttggtataagtacttttttaaaaaaaaactactggtGGCACATCAAATCTGTAGGGAATTAATTGCTTTGCTGGAAAATATTCATCGAGAAAACATTAATCGAAGAGATTAACGGGCAGAGGAACTAGAGACAGCAAACACCCACATACCAACTGCCTGCATTCATATACTcaaggagcactgtgcacagttctggtctccagattataaaaaggatatagaggcactggagaaggtgcaaaaaagattcacaaggatgaaaccagaacaggctgggactcttttctctagaaaagtgaaggctgaggggtgacctgatagaggtctttaagattatgaaagggttcgatagggtagacgtagagaagatgtttccatttgtgggggagaccagaactagagggccataaatataagatagtcactaataaatccaatagggaattcaggagaaatttctttactcagagaatggtgagaatgtggaactcactaccacaaggagtagttgaggtgaatagtgtagatgcatttaaggggaagctggataaacacatgagggagaaaggaatagaaggatatgctgatagggtgagatgaagtagggagggaggaggctcctgtggagcataaacaccagcatggacctgttgggccgaatggcctgtttctgtgctgtacattccatgtaataaaGTATCCCTTACATCagaaagatatttcaggatgcaTCACAAGAAAATCGAAAAGAAAGTGGACAGAGGGAAAGAAGGGTAGGTAGATGAAATTGGGGGGAAGCAAGAGGAGGTGAAGAAAACAATCAAGACTTGGGAAGGCAGGAAGGGAGGAGGCAAGACTTGGAGTTTTAGGAAGGACGATCGAGCATGAGGTATGATGGCTGAAAAGAGCCAATGGTGAACTAGAGAGAACGGGGAACAAGGAATAGACCAGTGTCTGAGCAGCAATGGGTGTGGGCAGGGAAGGTCGCTGAGGTAAGGTGCGGTCACAGAAGCATTTGGGGGGTAACTTTCAACCTCAGCGGGGGGATAAAACTGCCGGTATTGGACCAGCCCCCCATTCTGTAGAGCGGGCCGGGTGGGAAGGCTTGGCTATCTGACCCTTGAACCTGGATAACTTAGTCCTCATTGAGTTTACACTTATTTGATGATTTGTCCCATTTGACTTTGAAAGGCTGCCAAGTAAattctaaatcagaacaccaaagaTCTGAAACTTGAAATGTCTGGGAATTAATGGGAACAGGAATTAAACTTTATATGCGGCTCTATGCTACAAACAAGCGTAGCTAGAAGGACAAAATATTGAGCGCCCTGCTGTGTTAGAGATTGTTACCCAAACTAAACATGAAGCTGTCTGGGCGATAACAAAATCACCAACTCGTTGAAATGCTGTCCAGAAGCAGACTGATTCCTACACAGTGTCAGGTAGCAAATTCCTGACCTCACCTCGGCCTTGAAAAGAGACGGAGGGAAAAGTCGCATGACGCACCAAACCCAAGTCTTTCAGGAGTTTGTCAAGTTATAGAAGGGGCAACTGGGGGTGTAGGAATGGGGAGGAAAAAAGGCCTGGAAATTGGGAAGAAATTAGAGGGATCCTTTCAGTTTCAAAAATGAAAAAAGTGATCAATCAATTTAGATACATCTAAAATCAGcggaaattgtgttttttttttaaaaaggaccaaTGTTTAATTAACTGGGAGGTGCAATTTATAGAAATCTAATTTGCAGTTAAAAATCAGAGTCCTGAAGGAGCCAACTACAACCCTTCAACTCCATCCACAGGTCAACACGGGAAAAAAACCACCTCAGGGCAGAACTACAGGGGGAAATCAGATAGACAATACACCCCAAATGGGAAACGGCACTTCACAGCACCGAGTCACAGGTGGCCGGGGCATTGGCTGACCAGAGAATCAAGTGTGAAAGTGGGTGTGGCTGTTCCTCATTTCAATGGCTGAAAAATGAGAAGTGTTACAGATCAGGCACAGTGAGCTCACGGCcaactctccaatcattaaatgCAAAACATCACAAGGTAAAAACTGTTGAGAATACTGACAAAAAGTTTTCCCAGCCATGATAAGCATGTGGTTAGCATAAACCATTCCATTACAGCCCCTTTACCCTGGGACAGCTGAGAGTTTGAGATACAGTCCAAACACAAAGCAACATTTTACACTTGAATAGCCTGTATCAAGTCAAGATCACAGAACGATTCAGCgcaggacgccattcggcccattgtgcctttgctgGCTTTTGAAAGAGCttccaatgagtcccactcccctgctctttccccacagccctgcaaattccacccccctcaagtatttatccaattcccttttgaaagttattattgaatctgcttccaccgccctttcaggcagtgaattccagatcagaacaactcactgtgtaaaaaaaattcccctcatctccccctcccagtaTTTGCCCCACCCACTCCCAACCAGTGTGGGAGCTGCAGCACCTCCTCTAGAGGGAAGGCAGAACCACAGCCCACCAACCGGCCCCCAGCACACCAACCGGCCCCAGCAACCGGCCCCCAGCACACCAACCGATCCCAGTACACCAACCGATCCCAGCACACCAACCGATCCCAGCACACCAACCGATCCCAGCACACCAACCGATCCCAGCACACCAACTGGCCCCCAGCACACCAACTGGCCCCCAGCAGCCAGCCCCCAGCACACGAACCGATCCCAGCACACCAACCGATCCCAGCAACCAGCCCCCAGCACACCAACTGGCCCCCAGCACACCAACCGATCCCAGCAACCAGCCCCCAGCACACCAACTGGCCCCCAGCACACCAAACGATCCCAGCAGCCAGCCCCCAGCACACAAACCGATCCCAGCACACCAATCGATCCCAGCAGCCAGCCCCCAGCACACAAACCGATCCCAGCACACCAATCGATCCCAGCACACCAATCGATCCCAGCACACAAACCGATCCCAGCACACAAACCGATCCCAGCACACAAACCGATCCCAGCACACAAACCGATCCCAGCACACAAACCGATCCCAGCAGCCAGCCCCCAGCACACAAACCGATCCCAGCACACCAATCGATCCCAGCAGCCAGCCCCCAGCACACAAACCGATCCCAGCAGCCAGCCCCCAGCACACAAACCGATCCCAGCACACCAATCGATCCCAGCAGCCAGCCCCCAGCACACAAACCGATCCCAGCAGCCAGCCCCCAGCACACAAACCGATCCCAGCACACCAACCGACCCCAGCAGCCAGCCCCCAGCACACCAACCGATCCCAGCAGCCAGCCCCCAGCACACCAACCGATCCCAGCAGCCAGCCCCAGCACACCAACCGATCCCAGCAGCCAGCCCCCAGCACACCAACTGATCCCAGCAGCCAGCCCCCAGCACAccaactgatcccagtacaccgACCCCAGCCCactaactgatcccagtacaccgACCCCAGCCCACTAACCAGCCCAGTAACCGACCCCAGCCCACTAACCAGCCCAGTAACCGACCCCAGCCCACTAACCAGCCCAGTAACCGACCCCAGCCCACTAACCAGCCCAGTAACCGACCCCAGCCCACTAACCAGCCCAGCAACCGACCCCAGCCCACTAACCAGCCCAGCAACCGACCCCAGCCCACTAACCAGCCCAGCAACCGACCCCAGCCCACTAACCAGCCCAGCAACCGACCCCAGCCCACTAACCAGCCCAGCAACCGACCCCAGCCCACTAACCAGCCCAGCAACCGACCCCAGCCCACTAACCAGCCCAGCAACCGACCCCAGCCCACTAACCAGCCCAGCAACCGACCCCAGCCCACTAACCAGCCCAGCAACCGACCCCAGCCCACTAACCAGCCCAGCAACCGACCCCAGCCCACTAACCAGCCCAGCAACCGACCCCAGCCCACTAACCAGCCCCAATCCTACCTTGTACCGAGCCGCTGGTGCTTTTGATATAGAAGGAGTGCGGGGACGCCGTGTTCTGGGGGCTCACGCCCCTGTGTCTGGGCATCAAACTCCCGCAGACTCCCAGCGGAGCCccgttgggaagggaggagccggCGGACCAGCACAGGGCGATCAGCCcgaggagggcgaggggcagCTGCGGGACCTCCATCACTCGGCTCCGATCTGCGGCGCTCCCGGGCTGCAGCCGCTCTTATAGCGGGCTCCCGGCGGGGGAATGTCCCGGTCCCGCCCCACCCTCAACACCAACTCCCCCGGGACAGAGGATCCGACTCCGCTCCGGAACTCAACTCACATTTTAACTCTTTCAGGTGCAACTTGCTCTTGTGCCGCGCCCCCCAATATCTCACAGAGCTTCACCCCCAATAACACAgagcttcacccccaatatctcacagggcttcacccccaatatctcaCAGGGCTTCACCCCCAATAACTCACAgagcttcacccccaatatctcacagagcttcacccccaatatctcaCAGAGCTTCACCCCCAATAACACAgagcttcacccccaatatctcaCAGGGCTTCACCCCCAATAACTCACAgagcttcacccccaatatctcacagagcttcacccccaatatctcaCAGAGCTTCACCCCCAATAACTCACAgagcttcacccccaatatctcaCAGAGCTTCACCCCCAATAACACAGAGCTTCACCCCCAATAACTCACAGAGCTTCACCCCAATAACTCACAGAGCTTCACCCCAATAACTCACAGGGCTTCACCCCAATAACTCACAGAGCTTCACCCCCAATAACTCACAGAGCTTCACCCCCACTTCACCCCCAATAACTCACCgggcttcacccccaatatctcacagagcttcacccccaatatctcaCAGAGCTTCACCCCCAATAACACAGAGCTTCACCCCCAATAACACAGAGCTTCACCCCCAATAACTCACAGAGCTTCACCCCAATAACTCACAGAGCTTCACCCCCAATAACTCACCgggcttcacccccaatatctcaCAGAGCTTCACCCCAATAACTCACAGGGCTTCACCCCCAATTAGTCACCCCTTTAAATACAaactccccccccaaaaaataaaCCAAGAGCTCTGACTCTCTGCTAAATGGGTTGGGGGGGGATTG
Proteins encoded in this region:
- the LOC137323152 gene encoding ferric-chelate reductase 1-like, producing the protein MEVPQLPLALLGLIALCWSAGSSLPNGAPLGVCGSLMPRHRGVSPQNTASPHSFYIKSTSGSVQVKIMGPTYKGVLLQARTPNGTTTVGTWTNPPENTKTISCFNIQGSAITHSNTVDKNNHSTYTWIPSSENCPMDVRFL